The Aureitalea marina genome includes a window with the following:
- a CDS encoding DUF3467 domain-containing protein — MAEENNKKQAQINIELDESMAQGTYSNLAIINHSQSEFVVDFVAIMPGVPKSKVKSRIILTPQHAKRFLKALHDNVGRFEQTHGEIKDYQQPPIPINFGPTGEA; from the coding sequence ATGGCAGAAGAGAACAACAAGAAGCAAGCCCAGATCAATATCGAATTGGACGAATCCATGGCTCAGGGAACTTACAGTAACCTGGCTATTATCAATCATTCGCAATCTGAGTTTGTGGTTGATTTTGTTGCCATTATGCCGGGAGTTCCCAAAAGTAAGGTGAAGTCCCGTATAATTTTGACGCCTCAGCACGCCAAGCGATTTTTAAAGGCGTTGCATGACAATGTAGGTCGTTTTGAACAGACGCACGGTGAGATTAAGGATTATCAGCAACCACCTATCCCGATCAATTTCGGGCCTACTGGTGAAGCATAA
- the rpoC gene encoding DNA-directed RNA polymerase subunit beta', translating to MARNKENTAVKFNKISIGLASPESILAESQGEVLKPETINYRTHKPERDGLFCERIFGPVKDYECACGKYKRIRYKGIVCDRCGVEVTEKKVRRDRVGHINLVVPVAHIWYFRSLPNKIGYLLGLPSKKLDMIIYYERYVVIQPGIATNEEGEPVQKMDFLTEEEYLNIIDALPAENQYLEDSDPNKFIAKMGADCLIDLLQRINLDELSYELRHKANNETSKQRKTEALKRLQVVEAFRDAQHNRENNPEWMIMKVVPVIPPELRPLVPLDGGRFATSDLNDLYRRVIIRNNRLKRLMEIKAPEVILRNEKRMLQESVDSLFDNTRKSSAVKTDSNRPLKSLSDSLKGKQGRFRQNLLGKRVDYSARSVIVVGPELKLYECGIPKDMAAELYKPFVIRKLIERGIVKTVKSAKKIIDKKEPVVWDILENVLKGHPVLLNRAPTLHRLGIQAFQPKLIEGKAIQLHPLVCTAFNADFDGDQMAVHLPLGPEAILEAQLLMLASHNILNPANGSPVAVPSQDMVLGLYYMTKSRKSTKNHVVQGEGLTFYSPEEVFIAYNERKVDLNANIRVRTMDFNEEGELVNQLIETTVGRVIFNDKVPEAAGYINEVLTKKSLRDIIGNILKVTSVPETAEFLDEIKDLGYKFAFEGGLSFSLGDIIIPAEKQTMIDDANQQVDGIIGNYNMGLITNNERYNQVIDIWTATNAELTELSMKRIREDQQGFNSVYMMLDSGARGSKEQIRQLTGMRGLMAKPKKSSAGGGEIIENPILSNFKEGLSILEYFISTHGARKGLADTALKTADAGYLTRRLVDVSQDVIINEEDCGTLRGIEVSALKKNDEVVERMAERIKGRTSLHDVYDPLTEELLVSAGQQITDEIAEIIDASPVESIEVRSALTCEARKGICAQCYGRNLATNKMVQRGEAVGVVAAQSIGEPGTQLTLRTFHVGGIAGNISEENKLVVKFDGKAEIEDLKTVKGEDAEGKKVDIVISRTSEIKLVDEKTGITLSTNNIPYGSTIFVKDGQKLKTGDVVCQWDPYNGVIISEFAGKIQYENIEQGITYQVEIDEQTGFQEKVISESRDKKKIPTLQILGTKGEVIRSYNLPVGAHLMVDDNEKIKVGKILVKIPRKSAKAGDITGGLPRVTELFEARNPSNPAVVSEIDGVVSFGKIKRGNREIIVESKIGEIKKYLVKLSNQIVVQENDYVRAGMPLSDGAITPVDILRIEGPSAVQQYLVNEVQEVYRLQGVKINDKHFEVVVRQMMRKVQIVDPGDTVFLENQLVHKYDFMEENDKIFGMKVVENAGDSENLKEGQIVSPRDLRDENSIMRREDKALVEARDAVPATATPILQGITRASLQTKSFISAASFQETTKVLNEAAVSGKVDTLEGLKENVIVGHRIPAGTGMRSYDTIIVGSKEELEELTMEKQEVNFN from the coding sequence ATGGCTAGAAATAAGGAAAACACAGCAGTTAAGTTCAACAAGATCTCAATCGGGTTGGCCTCTCCGGAGTCCATCCTGGCCGAGTCACAAGGGGAAGTGCTTAAGCCGGAGACCATTAACTACCGTACTCACAAGCCAGAACGAGATGGTTTGTTCTGTGAGCGGATCTTTGGTCCCGTGAAAGATTATGAATGTGCCTGTGGAAAATATAAGCGAATCCGATATAAAGGAATCGTCTGTGACCGTTGTGGTGTCGAGGTTACCGAGAAGAAGGTACGTCGCGATCGCGTAGGCCACATCAACCTGGTTGTCCCTGTAGCGCATATCTGGTACTTCCGTTCTTTACCAAATAAGATCGGTTACCTGCTTGGATTGCCATCCAAGAAACTGGATATGATCATTTATTACGAACGTTATGTGGTCATTCAGCCGGGTATCGCTACTAACGAGGAAGGAGAGCCTGTTCAGAAGATGGACTTCCTGACTGAGGAAGAGTACTTGAATATCATCGATGCCCTTCCGGCAGAGAATCAGTACCTGGAAGACAGCGATCCAAACAAATTCATCGCCAAGATGGGTGCCGATTGTTTGATCGATCTGTTGCAACGTATCAACCTGGATGAGTTGTCCTACGAGTTGCGCCACAAGGCCAATAACGAAACTTCCAAACAAAGGAAGACTGAGGCCCTGAAGCGTCTGCAAGTGGTAGAGGCTTTCCGAGATGCTCAGCACAACCGAGAGAACAACCCAGAATGGATGATCATGAAAGTGGTGCCGGTTATTCCACCAGAATTGCGTCCATTGGTACCACTGGATGGTGGTCGATTCGCTACTTCCGACCTTAACGACTTGTATCGTCGAGTGATCATCCGTAACAATCGTCTGAAGCGATTGATGGAGATCAAGGCTCCGGAAGTGATCTTGAGAAACGAAAAACGTATGCTGCAGGAGTCCGTAGACTCCCTGTTCGATAATACCCGTAAGTCTTCTGCCGTGAAGACCGACAGCAACCGTCCGTTGAAATCCCTTTCCGATTCATTGAAAGGTAAGCAAGGACGTTTCCGTCAGAACCTACTCGGTAAGCGTGTAGATTATTCAGCGCGTTCTGTGATCGTTGTAGGTCCAGAGCTGAAGCTGTATGAATGCGGTATTCCAAAAGATATGGCGGCTGAGCTTTACAAGCCATTTGTGATCAGAAAACTGATCGAGCGTGGTATTGTTAAGACAGTTAAGTCTGCCAAGAAGATCATCGACAAGAAGGAACCTGTAGTTTGGGATATCCTGGAGAATGTCCTGAAAGGACATCCGGTATTATTGAACCGGGCCCCAACCCTGCACAGATTAGGGATTCAGGCTTTCCAACCTAAACTGATCGAAGGTAAGGCCATCCAGCTTCACCCATTGGTTTGTACGGCTTTTAACGCCGACTTCGATGGTGACCAGATGGCAGTACACCTTCCGCTTGGACCAGAAGCGATCTTAGAAGCACAATTGTTGATGCTGGCTTCTCACAATATCCTGAACCCTGCTAACGGATCTCCGGTAGCGGTTCCATCTCAGGATATGGTACTAGGTCTGTACTATATGACCAAGTCTCGTAAGTCGACTAAGAATCACGTAGTTCAAGGTGAAGGCTTGACCTTCTATTCTCCCGAAGAGGTATTTATTGCCTACAACGAGAGAAAGGTAGATCTGAATGCCAATATCCGTGTTCGCACCATGGACTTCAATGAAGAAGGCGAGTTGGTCAACCAATTGATCGAAACAACTGTTGGTCGTGTGATCTTTAATGACAAGGTGCCTGAGGCGGCCGGTTACATCAATGAAGTACTGACTAAGAAGTCACTTCGTGATATTATCGGTAACATCCTGAAGGTTACTTCTGTACCGGAGACCGCCGAGTTCCTGGATGAGATCAAGGACCTGGGGTACAAATTCGCCTTTGAAGGAGGACTATCCTTTAGCTTGGGTGATATCATTATCCCGGCCGAGAAACAGACCATGATCGATGACGCCAACCAACAGGTTGACGGGATCATCGGGAATTACAACATGGGTCTGATTACCAATAACGAGCGTTACAACCAGGTGATCGATATCTGGACCGCTACTAATGCTGAGCTCACGGAGCTTTCCATGAAGCGTATCCGGGAAGATCAACAAGGGTTTAACTCCGTATATATGATGCTGGATTCCGGTGCAAGGGGATCCAAGGAGCAAATTCGTCAGTTGACCGGTATGCGTGGACTGATGGCCAAGCCTAAGAAATCCAGTGCCGGAGGTGGGGAGATCATTGAGAACCCGATTCTGTCTAACTTTAAAGAAGGACTTTCGATTCTGGAATACTTTATCTCTACTCACGGTGCTCGTAAAGGACTTGCCGATACCGCCCTTAAAACGGCTGATGCAGGTTACCTGACCCGTCGTCTGGTAGATGTTTCACAAGATGTGATCATCAATGAGGAGGACTGTGGCACGTTAAGAGGTATTGAGGTTTCTGCATTGAAGAAAAATGACGAAGTCGTTGAACGTATGGCCGAGCGAATCAAGGGCCGTACTTCTCTGCACGATGTATACGATCCGTTGACCGAGGAACTATTGGTTTCTGCTGGTCAGCAGATCACAGACGAGATAGCCGAGATCATCGACGCCTCTCCAGTAGAATCTATCGAAGTGCGTTCTGCCCTGACCTGTGAGGCCAGGAAAGGAATCTGTGCCCAGTGTTACGGACGTAACCTGGCTACTAACAAGATGGTTCAAAGAGGAGAAGCTGTTGGCGTTGTTGCTGCCCAGTCCATTGGTGAGCCCGGAACACAGCTAACTCTGCGTACCTTCCACGTGGGTGGTATTGCGGGTAACATCTCTGAAGAGAACAAGCTTGTTGTCAAATTTGATGGTAAAGCAGAGATCGAGGATCTGAAAACAGTTAAGGGAGAAGATGCAGAAGGTAAGAAGGTAGATATCGTAATCTCCCGAACTTCTGAGATCAAGTTGGTCGATGAGAAGACTGGTATTACCCTGAGCACAAACAATATTCCTTATGGTTCTACCATTTTTGTGAAAGATGGTCAGAAGCTGAAGACTGGGGATGTAGTTTGTCAATGGGATCCTTATAATGGTGTTATTATCTCCGAGTTTGCCGGTAAGATCCAATATGAAAATATCGAACAAGGTATAACATACCAAGTAGAGATAGACGAACAGACCGGATTCCAGGAAAAAGTTATTTCCGAATCACGTGATAAAAAGAAGATTCCTACCCTGCAGATCCTTGGAACTAAAGGAGAGGTAATCCGTTCATATAACTTGCCCGTTGGAGCCCACCTAATGGTGGATGACAATGAGAAGATCAAGGTAGGTAAGATCCTGGTTAAGATTCCACGTAAATCCGCCAAGGCTGGTGATATTACTGGTGGTCTTCCACGAGTGACCGAGCTATTCGAGGCTCGTAACCCATCTAACCCTGCGGTTGTATCAGAAATTGACGGTGTAGTGTCATTTGGTAAGATCAAGCGTGGTAACCGTGAGATCATCGTCGAGTCTAAGATCGGTGAGATCAAAAAGTACCTGGTCAAACTGTCCAACCAGATCGTTGTTCAGGAAAATGACTACGTACGGGCCGGAATGCCACTGTCGGATGGAGCAATCACTCCAGTCGACATCCTTCGAATTGAAGGTCCATCTGCCGTTCAGCAATACTTGGTGAACGAGGTGCAGGAGGTTTACCGACTGCAAGGGGTGAAGATCAATGACAAACACTTTGAAGTAGTTGTTCGTCAGATGATGCGCAAGGTGCAGATCGTTGATCCGGGAGACACGGTCTTCCTGGAGAATCAGTTAGTTCACAAATACGACTTCATGGAGGAGAACGATAAGATCTTCGGTATGAAAGTAGTAGAGAATGCTGGTGATAGCGAGAATCTGAAAGAAGGTCAGATCGTATCTCCTCGTGATTTGAGAGATGAGAATTCTATCATGCGTCGAGAAGACAAGGCTCTGGTGGAAGCTCGTGATGCGGTACCTGCTACGGCTACGCCAATACTTCAGGGTATCACACGTGCTTCGCTTCAGACTAAGTCCTTTATCTCTGCGGCTTCCTTCCAGGAAACCACGAAGGTACTGAACGAGGCTGCTGTTAGCGGTAAAGTAGATACCTTGGAAGGTCTGAAGGAGAACGTGATCGTAGGTCACCGAATCCCAGCCGGAACAGGTATGCGTAGTTACGATACCATCATTGTAGGCTCCAAAGAAGAGTTGGAAGAACTCACCATGGAGAAGCAAGAAGTAAACTTTAATTAA
- the rpoB gene encoding DNA-directed RNA polymerase subunit beta, protein MSATQTERLNFSSVQNRPDYPDFLDIQIKSFQDFFQLETKSEERGNEGLYKTFMENFPITDTRNQFVLEFLDYFVDPPRYSIQECIERGLTYSVPLKARLKLYCTDEEHEDFETIVQDVYLGTIPYMTPSGTFCINGAERVVVSQLHRSPGVFFGQSFHANGTKLYSARVIPFKGSWIEFATDINSVMYAYIDRKKKLPVTTLFRAIGFERDKDILEIFDLAEEVKATKTGLKKFMGRKLAARVLKTWHEDFVDEDTGEVVSIERNEIVLDRDTVLEKEHIEEILDSGSATILLHKEDNLQADYAIIHNTLQKDPTNSEKEAVEHIYRQLRNAEPPDEETARGIINKLFFSDQRYNLGEVGRYRMNKKLGLDIEMDKQILTKEDIITIIKYLIELINSKAEIDDIDHLSNRRVRTVGEQLSSQFGVGLARMARTIRERMNVRDNEVFTPIDLINAKTLSSVINSFFGTNQLSQFMDQTNPLAEITHKRRLSALGPGGLSRERAGFEVRDVHYTHYGRLCPIETPEGPNIGLISSLSVYAKVNNLGFIETPYRKVEEGKIDLKNEPIYLSAEEEEEKLIAQANIPLKKDGTIDSDRVIARMEGDFPVVDPKEVHYTDVAPNQISSISASLIPFLEHDDANRALMGSNMMRQAVPLLIADSPIVGTGLERQVASDSRVLINAEGNGEVEYVDANKIIIRYDRSDQERMVSFDGDSKTYDLIKFRKTNQSTSINLKPIVRKGDRVNRGQVLCQGYATESGELALGRNMKVAFMPWKGYNFEDAIVISEKVVREDIFTSIHIDEYALEVRDTKLGNEELTNDIPNVSEEATKDLDEHGMIRIGAEVKPGDILIGKITPKGESDPTPEEKLLRAIFGDKAGDVKDASLKASPSLNGVVIDKKLFARAIKDKRKRAKDKEDIAELELKYETKFQELKDVLVEKLFSIVGGKTAQGVSNDLGEVVFPKGKKYTLKMLNAVDDYTHLTGGTWTTDKATNALVADLMHNYKIKENDLQGNLRREKFTISVGDELPAGILKLAKVYIAKKRKLKVGDKMAGRHGNKGIVARIVREEDMPFLEDGTPVDIVLNPLGVPSRMNIGQIYETVLGWAGQKLGRKFATPIFDGASLDQINELTEEAGIPQFGHTYLYDGGTGDRFDQPATVGVIYMLKLGHMVDDKMHARSIGPYSLITQQPLGGKAQFGGQRFGEMEVWALEAYGASSTLREILTVKSDDVVGRAKTYESIVKGEPMPEPGLPESFNVLMHELKGLGLDVRFEE, encoded by the coding sequence ATGTCCGCAACGCAAACAGAAAGACTGAATTTTTCCTCAGTACAAAACAGGCCGGATTACCCCGACTTTTTAGACATCCAGATCAAATCCTTCCAGGATTTTTTTCAACTGGAGACCAAATCAGAGGAGAGAGGCAATGAAGGGCTTTACAAGACCTTCATGGAAAACTTCCCAATCACAGACACCCGCAATCAGTTCGTACTTGAATTTCTGGACTACTTTGTAGATCCGCCAAGATATTCCATCCAGGAATGTATAGAACGAGGGTTAACCTATAGCGTGCCGCTTAAGGCAAGATTAAAACTTTACTGTACCGATGAGGAGCATGAAGACTTCGAAACCATCGTGCAGGACGTTTACCTGGGAACCATCCCTTACATGACTCCAAGTGGTACATTTTGTATCAATGGAGCAGAGCGTGTAGTTGTTTCCCAGTTACACCGTTCACCGGGGGTTTTCTTTGGCCAGTCATTCCACGCCAACGGAACCAAGCTTTATTCAGCCAGGGTAATTCCATTCAAAGGATCCTGGATAGAATTTGCGACCGATATCAACAGCGTAATGTACGCCTATATCGATCGTAAGAAGAAATTACCTGTTACCACACTCTTCCGTGCTATCGGATTTGAGCGGGATAAGGATATCCTGGAGATCTTCGACCTGGCAGAGGAGGTGAAAGCCACTAAGACCGGACTGAAGAAGTTCATGGGACGCAAGCTTGCTGCACGTGTCTTGAAGACCTGGCATGAGGACTTCGTAGATGAGGATACGGGAGAAGTTGTATCCATCGAACGGAACGAGATAGTTCTGGATCGGGATACTGTTCTGGAAAAAGAGCACATCGAGGAGATTCTCGATTCTGGTTCGGCCACCATCCTGCTTCACAAGGAGGATAACCTGCAGGCTGACTATGCCATTATTCACAACACCCTGCAGAAGGATCCAACCAACTCGGAAAAAGAAGCGGTTGAGCATATCTACCGTCAGTTGCGTAATGCCGAGCCGCCCGATGAAGAGACTGCTCGTGGTATCATCAACAAACTGTTCTTCTCAGACCAGCGATACAATCTGGGTGAGGTAGGACGATACCGAATGAACAAAAAATTAGGTCTTGATATCGAAATGGACAAGCAGATCCTGACCAAAGAAGATATCATTACCATCATTAAATACTTGATCGAGCTGATCAACTCCAAGGCAGAGATCGATGATATCGATCACCTCTCCAACCGACGTGTTCGTACCGTTGGTGAGCAGTTAAGTTCTCAGTTCGGTGTTGGTTTGGCCCGTATGGCCCGAACCATTCGTGAGCGTATGAACGTTCGTGACAACGAGGTATTTACCCCGATCGATCTGATCAACGCCAAGACATTGTCTTCGGTGATCAACTCCTTCTTCGGTACCAACCAGTTGTCTCAATTCATGGATCAGACCAACCCCTTGGCCGAGATCACGCACAAGCGTCGTCTTTCTGCCCTTGGACCTGGAGGTCTGTCCCGTGAGCGTGCCGGTTTCGAGGTACGTGATGTTCACTATACTCACTACGGAAGACTTTGTCCAATTGAGACCCCTGAAGGGCCGAACATTGGACTGATCTCTTCATTATCTGTATACGCCAAGGTGAATAACCTCGGATTCATCGAGACGCCTTACCGCAAGGTGGAGGAAGGTAAGATCGATCTGAAGAATGAGCCGATCTATCTGTCTGCAGAGGAAGAAGAAGAAAAACTGATCGCCCAGGCGAACATCCCGTTAAAGAAAGATGGAACCATCGATTCTGACCGGGTAATTGCCCGTATGGAAGGTGACTTCCCTGTGGTCGATCCAAAAGAAGTTCACTATACAGACGTTGCTCCCAACCAGATCTCGTCCATCTCTGCATCCTTGATCCCATTCCTGGAGCACGATGATGCGAACCGGGCCCTGATGGGATCCAACATGATGCGTCAGGCGGTACCACTGTTGATCGCCGATTCGCCTATCGTTGGAACCGGATTGGAGCGTCAGGTCGCCTCGGATTCCCGAGTACTGATCAACGCAGAAGGAAATGGGGAAGTTGAGTATGTGGATGCTAATAAGATCATCATTCGCTACGATCGTTCAGACCAGGAGCGTATGGTGAGCTTTGATGGAGATTCCAAGACTTATGATCTGATCAAATTCCGCAAGACCAATCAGAGTACCTCTATCAACCTAAAACCGATCGTCCGCAAGGGTGACCGAGTGAACAGGGGTCAGGTGCTTTGTCAGGGTTATGCTACCGAAAGTGGTGAGCTGGCTCTGGGTAGAAACATGAAGGTAGCCTTTATGCCTTGGAAGGGGTATAACTTCGAGGATGCTATCGTGATCTCTGAAAAAGTGGTTCGTGAGGATATCTTTACCTCCATCCACATTGACGAGTACGCACTCGAAGTGCGAGACACTAAATTGGGTAATGAAGAATTGACCAACGACATCCCTAACGTTTCTGAAGAAGCGACCAAGGATCTGGACGAGCACGGTATGATCCGTATTGGTGCAGAGGTCAAGCCTGGAGATATCCTGATCGGGAAGATTACTCCAAAAGGAGAAAGCGACCCAACGCCGGAAGAGAAACTTCTTCGTGCCATCTTTGGTGATAAGGCTGGTGATGTAAAGGATGCATCTTTGAAAGCCTCTCCATCTTTGAATGGTGTGGTGATCGATAAGAAGCTGTTTGCCCGTGCTATCAAGGACAAGCGCAAACGAGCCAAGGATAAAGAGGATATCGCCGAACTGGAACTGAAATACGAGACCAAGTTCCAGGAATTGAAGGATGTTTTGGTCGAGAAATTGTTCAGTATCGTTGGTGGTAAGACTGCTCAGGGAGTAAGCAATGATCTAGGTGAAGTTGTCTTCCCGAAAGGAAAGAAATACACCCTGAAGATGCTTAACGCGGTGGATGATTACACCCACCTGACCGGAGGAACCTGGACAACAGATAAAGCGACCAATGCCTTGGTTGCAGACCTGATGCACAACTATAAGATCAAGGAGAATGATCTGCAGGGTAACCTCAGACGTGAGAAGTTCACCATCTCTGTTGGAGATGAGCTTCCTGCTGGTATCCTGAAGTTGGCCAAGGTGTATATCGCCAAGAAACGAAAACTGAAGGTTGGAGATAAAATGGCCGGACGTCACGGTAACAAGGGTATTGTTGCCCGTATCGTTCGGGAAGAGGATATGCCATTCCTGGAAGACGGAACTCCTGTCGATATCGTGTTGAACCCACTAGGGGTACCATCGCGTATGAATATCGGTCAGATCTATGAGACCGTACTTGGATGGGCAGGTCAAAAACTGGGTCGCAAGTTTGCCACTCCAATTTTTGATGGAGCTTCTCTGGATCAGATCAACGAGCTGACAGAAGAAGCCGGTATTCCTCAATTCGGACATACCTATCTATATGATGGTGGAACGGGAGATCGATTTGATCAACCGGCTACCGTAGGAGTTATCTATATGTTGAAACTGGGTCACATGGTAGACGATAAGATGCACGCACGTTCTATCGGACCATACTCCCTGATCACTCAGCAACCTCTAGGAGGTAAGGCACAATTTGGTGGTCAGCGATTTGGTGAGATGGAGGTTTGGGCTCTCGAGGCCTATGGTGCATCCAGCACACTACGTGAGATCCTGACGGTAAAATCAGATGATGTTGTTGGACGAGCTAAAACTTACGAGTCTATCGTAAAAGGTGAGCCAATGCCAGAACCTGGATTGCCAGAATCTTTCAATGTATTGATGCACGAACTGAAAGGCCTTGGTCTTGATGTTCGCTTCGAAGAGTAG
- the rplL gene encoding 50S ribosomal protein L7/L12, whose protein sequence is MADLKDFAEQLVNLTVKEVNELADILKEEYGIEPAAAAVAVAAGGGAAGGGDAAEEQTEFDVILKAAGASKLAVVKLVKELTGQGLKDAKALVDNAPSPIKEGVAKDEAEALKAQLEEAGAEVELK, encoded by the coding sequence ATGGCAGATTTAAAAGATTTCGCAGAACAATTGGTTAACCTGACCGTAAAGGAGGTTAACGAACTAGCTGATATCCTGAAAGAGGAGTACGGTATCGAGCCTGCTGCTGCTGCAGTTGCTGTAGCTGCTGGTGGTGGTGCTGCTGGTGGTGGTGACGCTGCTGAGGAGCAAACTGAGTTCGACGTAATCCTGAAGGCCGCTGGTGCCTCTAAACTGGCTGTTGTAAAGCTGGTTAAAGAACTTACTGGTCAAGGTCTGAAAGATGCTAAAGCCCTTGTTGACAACGCTCCATCTCCAATCAAGGAAGGTGTTGCCAAAGACGAGGCTGAGGCACTGAAAGCTCAGCTGGAAGAAGCTGGAGCCGAGGTTGAGCTTAAATAA
- the rplJ gene encoding 50S ribosomal protein L10: protein MTREEKSKVIEQLTATLADNQNIYLADISGLDAGTTSNLRRACFKAGVSLSVVKNTLLAKAMESSDKDFGDLSTVLKGNTSLMIAEAGNAPAKVIKEFRKKSEKPLLKGAFIEEAIFIGDDQLETLVEIKSREELIGEIIGLLQSPAKNVISALKSGGGTLSGILKTLSEKEG, encoded by the coding sequence ATGACTAGAGAAGAAAAATCAAAAGTAATTGAGCAGTTGACTGCAACCCTGGCCGATAACCAGAACATCTATCTGGCGGACATTTCAGGTTTGGATGCAGGTACAACTTCCAACTTGCGTCGTGCTTGTTTTAAAGCCGGTGTAAGTCTAAGCGTAGTAAAGAATACCCTATTGGCCAAGGCCATGGAGAGTTCCGATAAGGACTTTGGTGACTTGAGCACCGTACTTAAAGGAAACACCTCCCTGATGATCGCAGAGGCTGGTAATGCACCAGCCAAAGTAATCAAGGAGTTCCGTAAAAAATCCGAAAAGCCCCTATTGAAAGGTGCTTTTATCGAAGAAGCCATCTTCATTGGTGATGATCAACTAGAGACCCTGGTTGAGATCAAGTCGCGTGAAGAGCTGATCGGTGAGATCATCGGATTGCTACAGTCTCCGGCCAAGAATGTTATCTCTGCCCTGAAATCAGGAGGAGGAACACTGTCTGGTATTCTAAAGACACTTTCCGAAAAGGAAGGATAG
- the rplA gene encoding 50S ribosomal protein L1, whose product MARLTKKQKETKGKVEAGKAYSVSEASALVKEITNVNFDASVDLAVRLNVDPRKANQMVRGVVTLPHGTGKDVKVLALVTPDKEAEAQAAGADYVGLDEYLNKIKGGWTDVDVIVTMPSVMGKLGPLGRILGPRGLMPNPKTGTVTMDVAKAVSDVKAGKIDFKVDKTGIVHAAIGKASFDAEKIAGNAKELLSTLVKMKPQAAKGVYIKSIFMSSTMSPGIQIDAKDLNN is encoded by the coding sequence ATGGCAAGATTAACTAAAAAGCAAAAGGAGACCAAAGGAAAGGTTGAGGCTGGTAAGGCTTATTCCGTTTCTGAGGCTTCTGCTTTAGTCAAGGAAATTACCAACGTAAATTTCGATGCCTCTGTTGACCTGGCCGTACGTCTTAACGTTGACCCACGTAAAGCCAATCAAATGGTACGTGGAGTTGTGACCCTTCCTCACGGAACTGGTAAAGACGTAAAGGTTTTGGCTCTGGTAACTCCAGATAAGGAGGCCGAAGCTCAGGCTGCAGGTGCAGATTATGTTGGACTAGACGAATACCTCAATAAGATCAAAGGAGGATGGACCGATGTCGACGTGATCGTGACCATGCCGAGTGTAATGGGTAAACTAGGACCCCTGGGACGTATCCTGGGACCTCGTGGCTTGATGCCAAACCCAAAGACCGGTACGGTGACCATGGACGTCGCTAAGGCTGTTTCTGACGTAAAAGCAGGTAAGATCGATTTCAAGGTTGACAAGACCGGTATCGTTCACGCCGCTATCGGAAAAGCATCATTCGATGCTGAGAAGATCGCCGGAAATGCGAAAGAGTTGTTATCTACATTGGTAAAGATGAAGCCTCAGGCTGCAAAAGGTGTTTACATCAAGAGTATTTTCATGTCAAGCACTATGAGCCCAGGGATTCAAATCGATGCTAAAGACCTGAATAACTAA
- the rplK gene encoding 50S ribosomal protein L11 — protein MAKEVDKVVKLQVRGGAANPSPPVGPALGAAGVNIMEFCKQFNARTQDKQGKVLPVAITVYKDKSFDFVIKTPPAAVQILEAAKLKKGSGEPHARKVGTITWDQVKAIAEDKMPDLNAFTVESAMKMVAGTARSMGVKVKGSAPF, from the coding sequence ATGGCAAAAGAAGTAGACAAAGTCGTGAAGTTACAGGTCCGAGGTGGTGCGGCTAACCCCTCTCCTCCAGTTGGACCCGCTTTAGGTGCTGCCGGTGTTAACATCATGGAGTTCTGTAAGCAGTTCAATGCTCGAACTCAGGATAAGCAAGGTAAAGTGCTTCCAGTTGCGATCACGGTCTATAAGGACAAGTCTTTCGACTTCGTCATTAAGACCCCTCCAGCTGCAGTGCAGATCCTTGAAGCTGCCAAACTCAAAAAAGGTTCTGGTGAGCCTCATGCGAGAAAGGTAGGAACAATTACCTGGGATCAAGTAAAAGCGATTGCTGAGGACAAGATGCCTGACCTGAATGCCTTTACTGTAGAGTCTGCCATGAAAATGGTTGCAGGTACGGCGCGTTCTATGGGAGTTAAAGTAAAAGGTAGTGCACCTTTTTAA